A genomic region of Conger conger chromosome 6, fConCon1.1, whole genome shotgun sequence contains the following coding sequences:
- the marchf1 gene encoding E3 ubiquitin-protein ligase MARCHF1, with the protein MPVHQISVVPVRETASNGRNSGRSKEKSKEAESEKPPKRSGSRSSNISKASSSTTGLGHTSVSRTSVTPSSQDICSPLGTLPTLEEPCVELTPVTVLSRSDQQGGKRQVKRRHRKKRDVPQGPPENSGGSEPREEGAGRRGDRDRASFTSSDEEESWRESRSWIRERPKKGRGPSSSRREQEEPRENPRDIELVSVDSADGPKSNTGKRRTPPATGLEEPNRPGLKNRRKPAANQEEPAPSPASSSRKGKSEEEILSSGRSHGSSSPQEEVRIAATYEERVSGEDVLSAPCPPSPHADLTSADPPGNSSTAQQQHQCSDDELEVCRICHCEGDEECPLITPCRCTGSLRFVHQGCLHQWIKSSDTRCCELCKYAFIMQTQLKPLRKWEKLHMSTGERRKIICSVTFHIIAVTCVVWSLYVLIDRTAEEIKQGKENGVLDWPFWTKLIVVAIGFTGGLIFMYIQCKVYLQLWRRLKAFNRIIFVHNCPDTDRKGEEKPSAPLAQTNGRPDSVPAPASQMDTNCHRPQGGALVPDVAPV; encoded by the exons AGTGAGAAACCACCCAAGCGTTCAGGGAGTCGATCCAGCAACATCTCCAAG GCCAGTAGTTCTACAACTGGACTGGGACACACCAGTGTTTCTAGGACCTCGGTCACACCGTCTTCTCAGGACATTTGCAG CCCCTTGGGCACTCTGCCCACACTGGAGGAGCCCTGTGTGGAGCTCACCCCGGTCACAGTCCTGTCCCGCTCAGACCAGCAGGGAGGCAAGAGGCAGGTGAAGAGGAGGCACAGGAAGAAGCGGGACGTCCCTCAGGGGCCCCCCGAAAACAGCGGGGGGTCGGAGCCCCGCGAGGAGGGGGCCGGTCGCCGCGGCGATAGGGATAGGGCCTCCTTCACCTCCTCGGACGAGGAGGAGAGCTGGAGGGAGTCGCGTAGCTGGATTCGGGAGCGGCCCAAGAAGGGCCGGGGGCCGAGTTCCTCCCGccgggagcaggaggagcccCGGGAGAACCCTCGGGATATAGAGCTGGTGTCCGTGGACTCCGCCGACGGTCCGAAATCTAACACGGGGAAGCGCCGCACCCCCCCGGCCACAGGGCTGGAAGAGCCCAACCGCCCGGGCCTGAAGAACCGCCGCAAGCCCGCAGCCAATCAGGAAGAGCCTGCGCCAAGCCCCGCCTCTTCCTCAAGGAAGGGGAAGTCCGAGGAAGAGATTCTGAGCAGCGGCCGGAGCCATGGAAGCTCCTCCCCTCAAGAGGAAGTCCGCATCGCTGCCACGTATGAGGAGCGTGTGTCTGGGGAGGACGTCCTgtccgccccctgccccccctccccccacgcgGATCTGACGTCGGCTGATCCGCCCGGTAACAGTAGCACAGCCCAGCAACAGCACCAGTGTTCGGACGATGAGTTAGAAGTGTGCAG GATCTGCCACTGCGAGGGCGATGAGGAGTGCCCCCTCATCACGCCCTGCCGCTGCACCGGGAGCCTGCGCTTCGTCCACCAGGGCTGCCTGCACCAGTGGATCAAGAGCTCCGACACACGCTGCTGCGAGCTCTGCAAGTACGCCTTCATCATGCAGACACAGCTCAAGCCACTGCGCAAG TGGGAAAAACTCCACATGTCAACCGGTGAGAGGAGGAAGATCATCTGCTCCGTCACCTTTCACATCATCGCGGTCACGTGCGTGGTGTGGTCGCTCTACGTCTTAATCGACAGGACGGCCGAGGAGATcaaacaaggaaaagaaaacG GTGTGTTGGACTGGCCATTCTGGACCAAGCTGATCGTGGTGGCGATCGGCTTCACGGGAGGGCTGATCTTCATGTACATCCAGTGTAAGGTCTACCTCCAGCTCTGGAGGCGGCTCAAAGCCTTCAACAGGATCATATTTGTGCACAACTGCCCGGATACAGACAGGAAGGGCGAGGAAAAGCCCAGCGCCCCCCTCGCTCAGACCAACGGGAGGCCGGACTCCGTCCCAGCGCCGGCATCCCAGATGGACACAAACTGCCACAGACCACAGGGGGGCGCTCTCGTCCCCGACGTCGCACCTGTCTGA
- the tma16 gene encoding translation machinery-associated protein 16, protein MPKALKGGKGAAEKKVIHPYSRKAAYIAREVIKQEKKVKLKHDKSLRLNAVGEKLLWFQSQLDPAKEEYTKQDACEIIERYLHRFDTELDQIELANGIKGRQGRLHGSRENVIKQTVERERALYEGNGFEIPDIINCKHLKTFRDWNGNLKKLPNIKMRKVSPKEAGSAQKEAQPEGLSEELGEDALLGDSEEESLDDEDL, encoded by the exons ATG CCGAAGGCCCTGAAAGGTGGTAAGGGAGCGGCGGAGAAGAAGGTGATTCATCCATACAGTAGGAAAGCAGCTTATATTGCAAGAGAAGTAATCAAACAAGAGAAAAAAGTCAA ACTAAAGCATGACAAATCCTTACGACTGAATGCAGTTG GTGAAAAACTGCTTTGGTTCCAGAGCCAACTTGATCCTGCAAAAGAAGAATACACAAAACAAGATGCGTGTGAAATTATTGAACG ATATCTGCATCGTTTTGACACGGAGCTGGACCAGATAGAGCTGGCCAATGGAATTAAAGGAAGGCAAGGCCGTCTACACGGCTCCAGGGAGAACGTCATCAAACAGACGGTAGAGCGAGAACGGGCTCTCTACGAGGGAAATGGATTTG AAATTCCTGACATTATCAATTGTAAACATCTGAAAACGTTCAG AGATTGGAACGGCAACCTGAAAAAACTGCCCAATATAAAAATGCGCAAGGTGTCCCCCAAAGAGGCGGGGAGCGCACAGAAGGAGGCGCAGCCGGAGGGTCTTTCAGAGGAGCTGGGAGAGGACGCGTTGCTGGGAGACTCTGAGGAGGAGTCGCTAGATGATGAAGATTTATAA